A single Chloracidobacterium sp. DNA region contains:
- a CDS encoding glycoside hydrolase family 3 C-terminal domain-containing protein — translation MKFLFSLVISLILILNSLAGTAPTRPVQSQGWSPSKKAWSHADKVLEKMSVEEKVGQLVHVGVNAKFANRESPFFKDLQRQVVENKIGGIIFFGAPLYETTILANRMQSLAKLPLLMSLDAETGIGMRFEDATNFPWAMAVAATGEPEYARRMGVITGREAKAIGIRHVYAPVLDVNNNAANPVINVRSFGEDPSDVARFGVAFAQGIQSQKVIATAKHFPGHGDTAVDSHRGLPIIDHSRESLEKTELVPFRAAVKGGIASVMIAHIALPQIDGEEIKPLANYRGGDAEAGAEIVKEKATIPATLSYKVQTDILRKDLDFKGLIVSDAMSMSGLTIYFTQEEAGVRAFLAGTDILEKPADVDAMLRGLTDAVKSGRIPMERLNESVRRQLAWKYEVGLFDDRTTPVDQIDQIVSGVETTKLTDDIATKALTLVNNGGGAIPLDRSKRIAVLGISNGFDGPQTMASLNGSLRAAGVRFTPAYLQENSTPEQIAAAAATTAGADIVVVGLYGRVRSGAKNSVGIPDGGAALLKDLIAAKKTVVGVSFGNPYVLGSFPEINAYLVAYGDMPSLQRAVGRALTGQQDITGRLPITLPGLFARGMGIQLLKK, via the coding sequence ATGAAGTTTCTGTTTAGTCTAGTAATATCGCTTATATTGATTCTGAACTCGCTAGCCGGCACCGCGCCGACCCGCCCCGTTCAGTCTCAGGGGTGGAGTCCGTCTAAAAAGGCGTGGAGTCACGCCGATAAAGTCCTAGAAAAGATGTCGGTCGAGGAAAAGGTCGGCCAACTCGTCCACGTCGGGGTAAACGCCAAATTTGCTAACCGCGAGAGCCCTTTTTTTAAGGACCTCCAGCGGCAGGTGGTCGAGAATAAGATCGGCGGGATCATCTTTTTCGGTGCACCGCTTTACGAAACGACGATTCTTGCCAATCGTATGCAGTCATTGGCAAAATTGCCTCTACTGATGTCGCTCGATGCCGAAACCGGTATTGGAATGCGTTTTGAAGACGCGACGAACTTCCCCTGGGCGATGGCCGTTGCCGCAACCGGCGAACCGGAGTATGCCCGCAGAATGGGCGTTATCACAGGACGCGAGGCAAAGGCGATCGGCATCCGGCACGTTTATGCTCCGGTACTGGACGTCAATAATAATGCCGCTAATCCCGTTATCAACGTCCGGAGTTTTGGCGAAGATCCGTCCGATGTAGCACGCTTTGGCGTCGCCTTTGCTCAGGGCATCCAGAGTCAAAAGGTCATTGCCACCGCCAAGCACTTTCCCGGACACGGCGACACCGCAGTCGACTCGCACCGCGGGCTCCCCATCATTGATCACTCTCGCGAGAGCCTCGAAAAAACAGAATTGGTGCCCTTCCGAGCCGCCGTAAAAGGCGGGATCGCGTCGGTAATGATCGCTCACATTGCTCTGCCCCAGATCGACGGCGAAGAGATCAAGCCGCTTGCCAACTATCGCGGCGGCGATGCCGAGGCCGGGGCCGAGATCGTTAAGGAAAAGGCGACGATACCCGCGACGCTTTCCTACAAAGTTCAAACCGATATTCTTCGCAAAGACCTTGATTTTAAGGGGCTGATCGTTTCCGATGCGATGAGTATGAGCGGCCTGACGATCTACTTTACACAGGAGGAAGCGGGCGTCCGAGCTTTTCTCGCCGGCACCGATATCCTCGAAAAGCCGGCGGATGTCGATGCTATGCTGCGTGGCCTCACCGATGCTGTCAAAAGCGGCCGTATTCCGATGGAGCGGCTAAATGAATCGGTTCGACGGCAGCTTGCGTGGAAATACGAGGTCGGCCTATTCGACGACCGCACTACTCCGGTCGATCAGATAGATCAGATCGTTTCGGGCGTCGAAACTACAAAGTTGACTGACGACATCGCGACCAAGGCCCTTACGCTCGTCAATAACGGAGGCGGAGCGATCCCGCTCGATCGGTCGAAACGCATCGCCGTTCTAGGCATATCAAATGGGTTTGACGGCCCACAGACTATGGCGAGCCTAAACGGTTCGCTCCGTGCGGCCGGCGTTCGATTCACCCCGGCATATCTCCAGGAAAATTCGACGCCTGAGCAAATTGCCGCTGCAGCCGCCACCACTGCCGGCGCCGATATCGTCGTCGTGGGACTATATGGCCGCGTTCGGTCGGGTGCCAAAAACAGCGTCGGCATTCCCGATGGGGGTGCGGCGTTGCTAAAAGATCTGATAGCCGCTAAAAAGACGGTGGTCGGCGTCAGTTTTGGCAATCCGTATGTACTTGGTTCATTCCCGGAGATAAACGCTTACCTCGTCGCCTATGGCGACATGCCGAGCCTCCAACGGGCGGTTGGTCGTGCCCTCACGGGCCAACAGGATATTACCGGACGTTTGCCGATCACTCTGCCGGGTCTTTTCGCCCGCGGCATGGGAATTCAATTGTTAAAGAAATAG
- a CDS encoding sodium/solute symporter (Members of the Solute:Sodium Symporter (SSS), TC 2.A.21 as described in tcdb.org, catalyze solute:Na+ symport. Known solutes for members of the family include sugars, amino acids, nucleosides, inositols, vitamins, urea or anions, depending on the system.), with amino-acid sequence MQTLDLIIIFGYLIGITAFGILFSGKQETTEDYFVGDRSVPWWAIAMSIVATETSTITFVSVPGIAFAKNGNFQFLQLVFGYMLGRIVISVIFIPMYFKGELQTVYQLLGDRFGTRVKMLASALFVVMRNVADGVRLLLTAIVLAAVYTSFNPGSDATTIIIGSIVLLGIVMIIFTFYGGMEAVIWVEVVQLVIYIGGAIAAAVVLIQNIDGGFSHAVALGEQFNKFSVFDFGWDMTKTYTFWAGLFGGCFLTMSTHGTDQYLVQRYLCTKKPASASLALLSSGAVVLGQFIGFLFIGVLLFAFYAPFNSPDYAQAGVVGSGISANFPFLKGDQVFPNFITEHMPPGLSGLVVAAIFAAALSSSLNSIAATAVNDLYKPFAKNKSDGHLVKLAGWLTVIVGIIQILVAIAFMKSGESALALALSVASLINGPILGVFLVGTFLKRAREIHALIGMIASISLMLYILLGTKVAWTWYALIGSITTVVVAFLATLILPNNKDEVSV; translated from the coding sequence ATGCAAACACTCGACCTGATCATCATCTTTGGGTACCTGATCGGCATTACCGCCTTCGGTATCCTTTTTTCCGGCAAACAGGAAACTACCGAGGACTACTTTGTAGGTGACAGATCAGTGCCCTGGTGGGCGATCGCGATGTCGATCGTTGCGACAGAAACGAGCACGATCACATTCGTATCAGTGCCGGGCATCGCATTTGCCAAAAACGGCAATTTTCAATTCTTGCAGCTTGTCTTCGGCTATATGCTCGGCCGCATCGTGATCTCGGTCATATTTATCCCAATGTATTTCAAGGGCGAGTTGCAGACCGTGTATCAATTGCTCGGCGACCGCTTTGGCACGCGTGTCAAGATGCTGGCGTCGGCTCTCTTCGTTGTAATGCGTAACGTCGCCGACGGCGTGAGACTGCTTTTGACGGCGATCGTTCTGGCGGCAGTTTACACATCATTTAATCCGGGATCGGACGCGACGACCATTATTATCGGCTCGATCGTCTTGTTGGGTATCGTGATGATCATTTTCACCTTTTACGGTGGAATGGAAGCGGTTATCTGGGTCGAGGTCGTGCAACTCGTCATCTACATCGGCGGCGCGATCGCTGCAGCGGTCGTACTTATTCAAAATATCGACGGCGGATTTTCGCATGCAGTCGCTCTCGGCGAACAGTTCAACAAATTCAGCGTATTCGATTTTGGTTGGGATATGACCAAGACATATACGTTTTGGGCGGGCCTTTTCGGCGGCTGTTTTCTGACAATGTCGACTCACGGCACTGACCAATATCTGGTTCAGCGTTATCTTTGCACCAAAAAGCCGGCGTCGGCATCGCTCGCTTTGCTTTCGTCCGGAGCAGTCGTACTTGGGCAATTTATCGGATTTTTATTTATCGGCGTTCTGCTGTTCGCGTTTTACGCTCCGTTCAATTCGCCGGACTATGCTCAGGCCGGCGTTGTCGGATCCGGGATCTCGGCCAACTTCCCTTTTCTAAAAGGTGACCAGGTTTTTCCTAATTTCATTACCGAGCATATGCCGCCCGGACTTTCCGGCTTGGTTGTAGCGGCGATCTTTGCGGCGGCGCTGTCGTCATCGCTCAATTCCATTGCCGCAACGGCGGTCAATGACCTTTACAAACCGTTTGCTAAAAACAAGTCGGACGGTCATCTGGTCAAATTGGCCGGTTGGCTGACGGTGATCGTCGGCATAATCCAGATCCTCGTTGCCATCGCGTTTATGAAGTCCGGCGAGTCTGCCCTGGCTCTCGCTCTGTCAGTCGCATCGTTGATCAACGGGCCGATACTCGGCGTCTTTCTGGTTGGCACGTTTCTCAAGCGGGCCCGCGAAATTCACGCTTTGATCGGTATGATCGCGAGCATATCATTGATGCTGTATATCTTGCTCGGCACCAAGGTCGCTTGGACGTGGTACGCTCTGATCGGCAGCATTACAACCGTAGTGGTCGCATTTTTAGCGACTCTGATCTTACCCAACAACAAAGATGAAGTTTCTGTTTAG
- the murQ gene encoding N-acetylmuramic acid 6-phosphate etherase translates to MDLDAKTIALPVTEQENSKTAAIDTLPTLDAARLINNEDKLVADAVESVLPVIASVVDRIVEQIKGGGRLFYVGTGTSGRLGVLDASEIPPTFGVPYEMVQGVIAGGYDALYKATESSEDDFDQGPEDLRQRNLDSNDVVIGIAASGRTPYTIGAVRYARSIGCFTACLTCVPDSAITAEAESSIIPVVGPEAITGSTRMKAGTAQKMVLNLISTLTMIRLGYVKGNRMTNVKSSNIKLKERSLRILMAETALDERSAATLLEEGGGDLRVALVMFITRKGPIAARDALERTNFVVADAVLLLEN, encoded by the coding sequence ATGGATCTGGACGCTAAAACCATTGCCTTGCCGGTCACCGAGCAAGAGAACTCGAAAACCGCGGCGATCGATACTCTGCCGACGCTCGATGCCGCCCGGCTCATTAATAATGAGGACAAACTCGTTGCCGACGCGGTCGAAAGCGTCCTGCCGGTTATCGCATCAGTGGTCGATCGCATAGTCGAGCAGATCAAGGGTGGTGGGCGGCTGTTTTACGTCGGAACCGGCACCAGCGGTCGGCTAGGCGTACTCGACGCATCCGAGATCCCGCCGACGTTCGGCGTCCCGTATGAGATGGTGCAAGGCGTCATCGCCGGCGGATATGATGCATTGTATAAGGCAACCGAATCGAGCGAAGATGACTTCGATCAAGGGCCCGAAGACCTGCGTCAGCGAAATTTGGATTCAAATGACGTCGTCATCGGCATTGCGGCATCCGGCCGAACGCCGTACACGATCGGTGCCGTCAGATACGCCCGATCGATCGGTTGCTTTACGGCTTGCCTGACCTGTGTTCCTGATTCTGCGATCACGGCCGAGGCAGAATCATCGATCATTCCGGTCGTCGGCCCCGAAGCCATTACCGGATCGACCCGTATGAAAGCGGGAACTGCCCAAAAAATGGTTCTTAATCTGATCTCGACGCTGACGATGATCCGCCTCGGATACGTCAAGGGCAACCGGATGACTAACGTCAAGTCATCGAATATCAAACTAAAAGAGCGTTCCCTGCGTATTTTGATGGCGGAAACTGCTCTTGACGAACGCTCGGCCGCAACGCTGCTCGAGGAGGGCGGCGGTGACCTGCGTGTGGCACTGGTTATGTTTATTACACGCAAAGGTCCTATTGCGGCACGTGACGCACTCGAGCGCACCAACTTTGTCGTTGCAGATGCTGTGTTACTCTTGGAAAATTAA
- a CDS encoding LysR family transcriptional regulator, translating into MEIRQLKAFLAIAEAKTFTAGARRVNVTQAAISMQIRQLEDEVGLPLFTRTPRRVIITEAGEYLLERARKILREHDTALAEIAELGGAEHGRLRIGSASAMFATQQLPGIMQMLRVKFPNSELCVSSGTSNALVDKIMHGEIDTAFVSLPVENSSITADLLFSDEIVAIAHPTHRFAKERFISAAALAGEKLILGERGGNTRRMVDEFFNAANVRPNVVMELSRQEAINQMVENNLGVGIAGAKSVSKEIRDGKLVSWGIEGAEIQWELGLARLRGGYFSPIAKEFSRLCKESFIERDKELKARK; encoded by the coding sequence ATGGAGATAAGACAACTAAAGGCATTTTTGGCGATTGCCGAAGCTAAGACGTTCACGGCTGGGGCTCGCCGCGTCAACGTCACGCAGGCAGCGATATCAATGCAGATCAGGCAACTCGAGGACGAGGTCGGACTGCCGCTATTTACGCGGACGCCGAGGCGAGTGATCATCACTGAGGCGGGCGAGTACCTGCTCGAACGTGCCCGAAAGATCCTGCGCGAACACGATACGGCCCTGGCGGAGATCGCCGAGCTTGGTGGTGCCGAGCACGGGCGACTGCGGATCGGTTCAGCGTCAGCGATGTTTGCTACCCAGCAACTGCCGGGCATTATGCAAATGCTGCGCGTAAAGTTTCCGAATTCGGAGCTTTGCGTAAGCTCGGGTACGAGTAACGCTTTGGTCGATAAGATAATGCACGGCGAGATCGACACCGCGTTTGTGTCGCTCCCGGTCGAAAACTCGAGCATCACGGCCGATCTATTATTTAGCGATGAGATCGTCGCGATCGCACACCCGACGCATAGGTTTGCCAAAGAGCGCTTTATTTCTGCCGCAGCACTTGCCGGAGAAAAACTGATACTCGGCGAACGCGGCGGTAATACTCGCCGAATGGTTGACGAGTTTTTCAACGCAGCGAATGTCCGGCCGAACGTCGTGATGGAGCTTTCGCGGCAGGAAGCGATCAACCAAATGGTCGAAAATAATCTGGGTGTCGGGATCGCCGGTGCCAAGTCCGTGTCGAAGGAGATCCGCGACGGCAAACTCGTGTCGTGGGGCATCGAGGGAGCTGAGATCCAATGGGAACTAGGGCTTGCGCGGCTTAGAGGTGGATATTTTTCGCCGATCGCGAAAGAATTTTCGAGACTTTGCAAAGAGAGCTTTATCGAACGCGATAAAGAGCTAAAAGCCCGAAAATAA
- a CDS encoding DUF1343 domain-containing protein — MTSRFRSFFWLSLFIGVLLCLSAVSSPSQGLPVAAPQTVGMNAAKLNQIDALVADAIKDKKLPGAVVLVGHKGKIVFRKAYGNRSLVPTVEKMTVDTIFDLASLTKPIATATSIMILVEQGKLRLNDTIGMYIPDIDDPEAKKVTIQQLLTHTSGYRPDFDLGEKWTGRDGMLAALKKEKLRNPPGTRFVYSDIGFIVLGDIVFRITGRPLNLFAEETFLDPLTAKPTFVHGDTRFVDLKNPRKIFVHDRVITEGTNNTDYAPAENIRGQSNYLGSTFEGDAKTGDKILRGQVHDPTAFRMGGVAGHAGLFSTADDLARYCQMLLNGGTLVGKRVMSAQTVARMTAPIVVSETGDARGLGWDINTSFSSNRGELFPLGSFGHTGFTGTSVWIDRVSGTFVVFLSNRVHPDGKGDVTPVRAKVATVVASAIEDTPIEVYRLAESTYNSAIAAQVPRFRKFVAAANRPAATASAASPVASKMLAAPVLNGIDILERDKFKQLEGLKIGLVTNHTGRNLAGKQTIDILKEVPNVQLVSLFAPEHGIRGELDQAKIDDGKDEKTGLPIYSLYGETRRPKPEQLRDLDAIVYDIQDIGARFYTYTATLKNVLEEAAKAGKPVFILDRPNPINGNAVEGSLADEDKLSFIAAHTTPVRYGLTIGELGQMMNAERKIGADLRVIKMEGWTRAMWFDETGQTWVNPSPNMRSLTEATLYPGIGLLETTNVSVGRGTDTPFEIVGAPWLDGRKLAAFLNHRNIKGVRFVPVRFKPTTSVFKDEECSGINIIVTDRDSFNSVRTGFEIAAGLRKLYPSDWQVEKYARLLVNAEVLESVKRGDTPQMIDDAMRTKNEEFARRRALYLLYK; from the coding sequence ATGACTAGCAGATTTCGGAGCTTTTTTTGGCTTTCTCTTTTTATCGGCGTTCTTCTGTGTTTATCTGCGGTTAGTTCTCCCTCACAGGGTCTACCGGTTGCGGCACCGCAAACGGTCGGGATGAACGCGGCGAAGCTGAATCAGATCGACGCTCTGGTTGCCGACGCGATCAAAGATAAAAAACTTCCCGGTGCGGTCGTGCTGGTCGGGCACAAAGGAAAGATCGTCTTCCGCAAAGCCTACGGCAACCGCTCATTAGTTCCGACGGTCGAAAAAATGACGGTCGATACGATCTTTGATCTCGCGTCCTTAACAAAACCGATAGCAACTGCTACGTCGATAATGATCCTCGTCGAACAAGGCAAACTTCGCCTGAACGATACGATCGGGATGTACATTCCCGATATCGACGACCCCGAAGCGAAGAAAGTCACCATCCAACAGCTTCTCACGCACACCTCCGGCTACCGTCCCGATTTCGACCTCGGCGAAAAATGGACCGGGCGGGATGGCATGCTCGCGGCATTAAAGAAGGAGAAACTGAGAAATCCGCCGGGGACGAGGTTTGTTTATTCGGATATTGGGTTTATTGTGCTGGGAGACATTGTCTTTAGAATTACGGGTAGACCATTAAACCTATTTGCGGAAGAAACATTTCTTGACCCGCTGACTGCGAAGCCTACATTCGTGCACGGCGACACGCGGTTTGTTGATCTGAAGAATCCAAGGAAGATCTTTGTTCACGACCGTGTAATCACGGAGGGTACGAATAACACAGATTATGCCCCAGCGGAGAACATAAGAGGTCAGAGTAATTATCTCGGTTCGACTTTTGAAGGCGACGCAAAAACTGGGGACAAGATTTTGCGCGGACAAGTGCATGATCCGACTGCATTTCGAATGGGCGGTGTTGCCGGCCACGCAGGTCTTTTCTCCACCGCTGACGATCTCGCCCGTTACTGCCAAATGCTGCTGAACGGCGGGACGCTGGTTGGGAAACGGGTGATGTCAGCTCAGACCGTCGCACGAATGACCGCTCCGATCGTGGTTTCGGAAACGGGAGATGCACGTGGGCTTGGGTGGGATATTAATACTTCGTTCTCGTCCAATCGCGGCGAGCTTTTTCCGCTTGGGTCGTTTGGGCATACGGGTTTTACGGGGACGAGCGTTTGGATCGACCGGGTTTCGGGGACGTTTGTTGTTTTCCTCTCGAACCGCGTTCACCCGGACGGCAAAGGTGATGTTACACCGGTGCGGGCGAAGGTCGCGACCGTTGTCGCGTCCGCGATAGAAGACACGCCGATCGAGGTTTATAGGCTCGCTGAGAGTACATATAATTCTGCGATCGCTGCTCAGGTGCCGCGATTTAGGAAATTCGTCGCGGCTGCGAATCGTCCGGCAGCAACGGCATCGGCGGCCTCGCCGGTGGCAAGCAAGATGCTTGCCGCTCCAGTCCTCAACGGCATCGACATTCTCGAACGCGACAAGTTCAAACAGCTCGAAGGCCTTAAGATCGGGCTTGTCACCAATCATACCGGACGCAACCTTGCCGGTAAGCAGACGATCGACATCCTGAAAGAAGTTCCGAATGTACAACTTGTGTCGCTGTTTGCACCGGAACACGGCATTCGCGGGGAACTCGATCAGGCAAAGATCGACGATGGTAAAGACGAGAAAACTGGGTTGCCGATATACTCGCTCTACGGCGAAACCCGGCGGCCCAAGCCGGAGCAACTTAGGGATCTCGACGCGATCGTCTATGACATTCAGGATATCGGAGCGAGATTTTATACCTACACGGCGACGCTCAAGAATGTCCTGGAGGAGGCGGCAAAGGCAGGGAAGCCCGTCTTCATTCTCGACCGTCCAAACCCGATAAACGGCAACGCCGTCGAAGGTTCGCTTGCCGACGAAGATAAACTTTCCTTCATTGCCGCCCACACGACGCCTGTGCGTTATGGCCTGACGATCGGCGAACTCGGGCAAATGATGAACGCCGAGCGAAAGATCGGTGCTGACCTCCGGGTGATCAAGATGGAAGGCTGGACGCGGGCTATGTGGTTTGACGAGACAGGACAGACTTGGGTCAACCCGAGCCCGAATATGCGTTCTTTGACCGAGGCAACTCTGTATCCCGGCATCGGGCTGCTGGAGACGACAAATGTCAGCGTCGGTCGAGGGACTGACACGCCCTTTGAGATCGTCGGTGCTCCGTGGTTGGACGGCCGAAAGCTTGCCGCGTTTCTGAATCATCGAAATATCAAAGGTGTGCGGTTTGTACCCGTAAGATTTAAGCCCACGACCTCCGTCTTTAAGGACGAAGAATGCAGCGGTATTAATATCATTGTCACCGATCGCGACTCTTTCAACTCGGTCCGAACCGGCTTTGAAATAGCTGCCGGATTGCGAAAACTCTACCCATCCGACTGGCAAGTCGAGAAATACGCCAGACTGCTTGTAAACGCCGAAGTGCTCGAATCGGTCAAACGCGGCGACACGCCGCAGATGATCGACGATGCGATGCGTACAAAAAATGAAGAATTTGCGCGTCGTCGGGCATTATATTTGCTTTACAAATAG